ATGTGCGGGGTCAGCACGACGCGGGGGTGGGTGCGGAACGGGTGGTCGGCGGGCGCCGGCTCGGTGGCGAGCACGTCGAGGCCCGCGCCCGAGAGATGACCGGAGTCGAGCGACGCGAGCACGGCCTCCTCGTCGAGGAGTCCGCCGCGGCTGACGTTGACCAGCACGGCCCCCGCGGGGAGCGCGGCGAGGAAGGCGGCGTCGACGAATCCTGCCGTCTCGTCGGTGAGTGGAACGTGCAGCGACAGCACGTCCGACGACGCGAGCAGCTCGTCCAGCTCCACCCGGCGGATGCCGGCTGCGGCGAGACCCGCCCGCGTCGCTTCGTCGTCGGGCAGCATCGGGTCGGTGCCCAGGACCTCCGCGAACAGCGGGGAGGCGAACTCGGCGAACCGGCGTCCGATCCGGCCGAGGCCCAGGACGCCGACGGTGCTCTCCGTCGTCGCCTTCGGCGCCGCGTCCAGTCCCCAACCGCCTTCCCGCGTCGTACGCGCGGCTCGGTCGACCGAGCGGGTGGCCAGGGCGAGCGCCAGAGCGTGCGCCGCGACCTCGTCCGTGGCGGCGCCGACGATGTTGGCGACCCAGACACCGGCCTCGGTCGCAGACTCCACGTCGACGTTGTCGTAGCCCATCGACAGCAGCGAGATGATGCGCAGCCGCGGCAGCCGGGCGATGACGTCGGCGGTGATGCGGGCGTAGCCGACCATCAGCGCCTCCGCCTCCTGAGCCGCCGCGACGATCTCGTCGGCATCGCGGGTCTCGAGGCGGAGTACGCGCAAGCCGGCGGCTTCCAGGAGCGCGATGCCGGGGGCCGGGTCGATGTCGTCGGTGTCGGTGTAGACGACCAGCGGGCGCTCAGTGGACATGGCTCAGGAACCTCTTCGTGCGCTCGTGCTGCGGGTTCTCGAAGAACTCGTCCGGGGCGGCCTGCTCCACGAGGACGCCCGAGTCGAACAGGGAGACCTCGTCGGCGGCACGCCGTGCGAAGCGCACTTCGTGCGTGACGACGATCATCGTCATGCCGTCCGCTGCCAGCTGCTCCATCACATCCAGCACCTCGCCGACCAGCTCGGGGTCGAGGGCGGAGGTCGGCTCGTCGAACAGCATCACCTGGGGGTTGAGGACGAGCGCCCGGGCGATCGCGACGCGCTGCTGCTGGCCTCCCGACAGCTCGGACGGGAAGTGCCCCGCACGCTCGCCCAGACCGACCCGCTCCAGGATGGCGTACGCCCGGTCCCTGGCCTGGGCCTTATCCGCCTTCTGCACATCCGTCAGCGCGAGGGCGACGTTGTCGAGCGCGTTCATGTGCGGGAAGAGGTTGAACTTCTGGAAGACCATGCCGATCTGGCGGCGCTCGACGGCGAGCTTGCGCTCGTGGTGGTATTGCGGCCGGTCGATGGGCCCTGTCGCGCCGATCCGGGCGCCGTCGAGCAGCACCTCCCCTTGATCGGCGGACTCCAGAAGTGCCATCAGCCGCAGCATGGTCGACTTGCCCGAGCCGCTGGGGCCGAGCACCGCCTTCACCTGTCCGCGGTGGATCTCGAACTCGACACCCTTGAGCACCTCGAGCCCGGCGTAGCGCTTGTGCAGCCCCTTCACCTGGAGCGCCGGCGTCTGCGTGGCGACCGTGGTCATGCGTTCACGCCCTTTCGTGCGCGGCGGACCTTGGTCACCGCGATGAACTCCGTGTCCGTCGCCGTCGTGCGCATCAGCTTCTTGGTCCCCCGCGAGGTCCACAGGAAGCGCTTCTCGATCCGGCTCTGGATGAGCGTGATGATCGTCACGATGACGAGGTAGTAGATGATGGCCACCGCGTAGTACTCGGCGTACCGGAAGGTCACGTTGACTCCGACCTGGGCGGTCGTGAGCAGCTCCTGGAGCGAGATGACCGACGCCAGTGACGAGTACTTGACCAGGCCGATGAACTCGTTGCCGGTCGGCGGCAGCGCCGTCCGGATGGCCTGCGGGAGGATCACCTTCCGCATGACCGAGGCGGGCGTCATCCCGAGCGCACGGCCCGCGAGGCCCTGGCCGTCGTCGACGCTGTTCAGCGCCGAGCGGATGATCTCCGCCATGAACGCCGCCTCCACCAGCCCGAGGCCGACCGATGCCGCGATGAACGGCGAGTACCAGTCGGCCTTGAGAAACGGCAGCAGCTGCGGGAGCGCGTTCCACATGATGAGCAGGACGAGCAGTGCCGGGATGGCGCGGAAGAACCAGATGTACGCACCCGAGAGGAGGGTGCCCCACCGGCTGGCGGAGGTGCGCCCGAGCGCCAGCACGAAGCCGAGCACCGTGGCGATGACGAGGGAGACCACCGCCACCCCGATGGAGAGCAGCGCTCCCCACAGATACTGCGGATTGACCAGCTGTTCCCAGAAGATCTGAGGATCGAAGCCCATTGCGGGGTCCTCCGTTCTCGGGTCGGACGCTCAGTTGTGGACGTCGAGGGCGGCGGCGTCGAGCTTGTACTGCTCCGCGAGCTTCTTCAGCGTGCCGTCGTCGTAGAGCGCCTTCAGACCCGATGCCACGGATGCGCTGAGCTTGTCGCCCTTGCGGCTGAACACTCCGAACGTCGTCTCGGACGGGAAGACGCCCTTGGCCACGGCGAGCTTGCCGTCGTTCTGCGAGGCGATGTAGGCGGCGCCGACGTTCGTCTCGACCAGCACGTCCGCCTTGCCGTTGAGCACGGCCAGCACGGTCTGGGCGGTCTGCGGGTAGTCGCTGTGCGTGATCTCCTTCTTGCCCTGGTCGACGCACTTCTTGGAGAGCTCGGTCACGTCGGTCGAGTTGGCCGAGGCCGACTGCGTCACGACGCGCAGGCCGCACAGGTCCTCCTGCTTGCCGAGCTTGCGAGCGAGTCCGGGGGCGGCGACGGCGGTGGGGCCGGCCTGCATGTAGGGCGAGGAGTCCGCGATCGCCTTGCGAGCGTCGCTCTCGTACAGTCCGCTCCAGACGATGTCGCAGCGGCCGGCGTTGAGGCCCGGCATCAGACCGTCGAAGGAGGTGACGGCGAACTTCGCCTTCACGCCCCAGTGGTCGGCGAGCGCACGGACGCCGTCGGCGTCGAAACCGACGATGTCGCCGCTGGAGCCGTTCTTGTACGACTCGAGCGGGGCGTACTCGGGGTCGATGCAGGCCGTCAGCGTGCCCGACTGGATCAGACCGGCCGGAGCCTTCGATGAGGCGGAACCGCCGCTGGCGGCAGTGCTGGAACACGCGGTGAGGACGAGCGCTGCGGCAGCGACTCCCGCAAATCCGAGGACACGCAGTTTCATGGTTCTTCTCCAATGAAGGGGGCCGGTGAGGGTGTGTCGATGATGCACGAGCCGGTCCCCGGGTGTCAACACTGTTTTTCTGTTTTGACCCGTGATTGTTACAAATACGAATCATTCGGGTGACACCAGTGCAGTTTTTCGCTCGTACGCGTGGTTTACATCGTAAATCTGCTCTGAATACGTCCCCGTGCGATACGGTGGCCCGGTGGATGAGATCACGGAGGGCGCGGTCGCCCTGCTCCGACGCGACGGGCGAGCCTCCTACAGCGACCTCGCCCGGCGCCTCGGCACGACTCGCGCCAACGTGGCCCGCCGCATCTCGCCGATGCTCGAAGACGGGTCGCTCCGGGTGATCGCAGCGGTGCATCCCCGGCTGCTCGGGCTCGACGTGCTCGCCCACCTGATGGTGCGCGCGCAGGGCGACGTCTACGCGCTGGCCCGGCGGATCGCACAGATCGATGCAACGGTCTTCATCTCGGAGATCACCGGCCCCATGCAGCTGGTCATCGAGGTGCACCTGACCACCCTCACCGAGCTGCAGACGGTCGTGCGCCAGGTGCGCGCGATGCCCGGCGTGGACGAGGTCGCGGTCATGCTCTACGAGCGGATGCTCCGCAGCTTCTTCCTCGGCGCGGAGCCCCGCCTCATCCCCCACTCACTGGACGAGGTGGACCTGCAGATCATGGAGCTCCTGCAGGAGGACGGCCGGCTGGGCTACGCGGAGATGAGCGAGAAGGTCGGGCTCTCCATCAGCGGATGCCGCACCCGGCTCACGCGGCTCATCGACTCGGGGGCCATGCAGATCGGCGCGGTCGTCCGGCGCGAGCGGGCGGACGCCGAGGGCCTGGCGTTCGGGTTCGGCATCGTGCTGGACGGGGACGACGCCCAGGCTCTGGAGCTCCTGCTGGCCGAGCCGATGCTCGAGTTCCTGGCGTCCGGCGTCGGCCGGTTCGACCTGGTCGCCACGATCACCTTCCGCGGCCTCGACGAGCTGACCAGCCTGCTCTCCCGGCTGCGCACCGCGCCCGGCGTGAAGTTCGTCAACGAGTGGATGCACGCCCGTGTCCACGAGGAGCGGTACCAGAACAGCCTCAACCGCATCCGCTCGGCTCGTGAGGAGACGGCCGCGCCGCGCTGAGTCAGCGGCCGACGGCCGCCCTCAGGATCGCGGCGACGCGCTCCTTCTCTGCGGCGTCCAGCTTCGTCACGGCGAAGCCGACCGGCCACAGGTTGCCGTCGTCGAGCGTCGCCGCCTGCTGGAACTCGAGGGTCGCGTAGCGGATCTTGAATTTCGAGCCCGGCTTGAACGCGACGACCGTCTTGCCGTCGGCGTCCGCGTAGGCGGGCATCCCGTACCAGGTCTTCGCGGCCAGCGACGTGTTCTCGGCGACGAGCCGGTGGAAGGCCTCGGCGAGCTCCTTGTCGGTGCCGGTCAGTGCGGCGATCGCGGCCTCGCAGGCGGCCGCCGCATCCGCGCCCTCCTGCTGCGCCTTCTTCTCGGCGATGGCCGCCTTCATCGCGGCCTTCTCCTCTTTGCTGAACGTGGTGGTCATGGCGTCCTCTTCCTCCGATGTGGTGCGACCAATCTAGGTCGGCGTCGACGACGTGCGCTTCTCCATTCCTGCTCGGTCACAGGCCGCCGACACTCGAACCGGCCGTTCATCCATCCCGCGTACACTCCGGACATCGACACCGGCGACCAGGAGGAACGATGGCCGACGAGGCACCCACGAGCGAGCTTCGCGAGTACATCGAGCATCTGCGGGCGACCGGGTACACCGTCCAGGGCGGTCACACCCCCGACCCGGATCTGATCGATCCCGAGGGCAACCCCGTCTACACCTGGCAGGAGGGGTACCCCTACGCCGAGCGGATGTCCCGCGAGGAGTACGAGCTCGAGAAGTACCAGCTGCAAGTGGAGCTGCTGAAGTTCCAGTACTGGCTGGAGGACAACGACCGCCGCGCGGTGATCGTGTTCGAGGGCCGCGACGCGGCCGGCAAGGGCGGCACCATCAAGCGCTTCACCGAGCACCTGAACCCGCGCACCTCCCGGGTGGTCGCGCTGACCAAGCCGAACAGCCGCGAGCGCGGCCAGTGGTACTTCCAGCGCTACGTGCAGCACCTGCCGACGGCCGGCGAGATCGTGATGTTCGACCGCTCCTGGTACAACCGGGCGAACGTCGAGCGCGTCATGGGTTTCTGCACGGACGAGGAGTACGAGACGTTCATGGCGCAGGCTCCGGCGTTCGAGAAGATGCTGGTCGACTCGGGCATCCACCTCACCAAGTTCTGGTTCTCGGTGTCGCGCACCGAGCAGCGCACGCGGTTCGCGATGCGTCAGCTGGACCCGGTGCGCCGCTGGAAGCTCTCGCCCATGGACATCGCCTCCCTCGACCGGTGGGACGAGTACACCGCCGCCAAGGAGGAGATGTTCCGCCGCACCGACAAGCGGCACGCCCCCTGGACGATCGTGCGCTCCAACGACAAGAAGCGCGCCCGCGTCAATGCGATGCGGTACTTCCTCGGCCAGTTCGACTACGACGGCAAGGACCCGGCGGTCGTCAAACGTCCGGACCCGCTGATCGTGATGCGCGGCAAGAGGCTCGACGCGGACGAGTGAGGCGGCGGTTCAGCTCCGGTCGAGCAGCGTGGCGTACTCGTCGTGCGCGTCGATGAACGTCTTCACGATGGGGCACTGCACCTTCACCAGCAGCCCCTCCGAGCGGATGGTGTCGAGCACGCGGCGGATGAGTGCCGTCGCGACGCCCTGGCCCCGGAACTCCGGGAACACAGAGGTGGCGATCAGCGTGATGACGTCGCCCTGGCGCTCGTAGGTGATGCCGCCGACGAGGGTGTCGCCACTGACCGCGTCGTAGGTCTTCGTCTCGGGGTTCTCCACGACGAAGAAGTCGATGCCGGGCTGCGCCTCCCCGGTCGTCTTCACCTCGTCGACCAGCACCTGCTGCGTCTCGCTGAGTGTGCCGGTGCCGTCCGGGTAACCCGCCTCGTCCGGGTACTCGAACGATCCGCTCGTGTCGTCCGTCATCGTCTTCCCTCTCAGTCCGACCACCCTCCCGCACCTCGCGAGATGTTCACACGCTATCCCGTCTAGCCGTGCGCGGCGCAGGCTGCGAAACTTCTCGCGGAAACGAGCGGAGGAGCGGGACATGTCGAATCCAGGTCAGCCGACGGTGCAGCAGGGCGATAGCGGCGAGGCGGTCAGGAGGGTGCAGCGCGCGCTCCGGCGGACGCCGAATCCGAGCATCGTCGTGGATGGGATCTTCGGCCCGGCGACACACGCGGCGGTCGTCGAGTTCCAGCAGGGATCGGGGCTCGTGCCCGACGGCATCGTCGGCCCCCTGACCTGGGCCGCGCTGCCGGACGGAGGGCCCATGCCGGTCCTGAGCGAGGGCTCCACCGGACCGGTCGTGTCGAGCCTGCAGACCATCCTGACCAACGGCGCCGATCAGTGGGGAGGCGTCACGCCGCAGGGTATCGACGGCATCTTCGGCCCGCACACCCGCGCGGCGGTCGAAGCGTTCCAGGGGTGGGGCGGCGTCACCGTCGACGGGATCGTCGGCGACCAGACCTGGGGCGTCTCCCTGCATGCGGCTAGCGCGACGCTGGAGTCGGCCGTCGGGCTGGAGTACGTCGAGTCGTAACCCTGTCGGGGCGTCAGCCGTGCAGATGCGGTCATTTAGTGCAATAATGGTTTGCGTACTAATGATCCGGATTCTATACGAGAGGAACCTCATGGCCAGCCGCTTCTGGCGCTTCTACGAAAGTGCCAACCGGGTCGTCCGGACGTTCACCGGCCCGGCACAGCTCGGAGCGGGCCACCCGGAGGAGCCCGACGTGCGCCGCGCCGACGCCGCCTGCCCGCTCTGCGGCAAGCCGCTCGACCAGCACCGCATCGAACGCTTCGCGGACTCGCGCACCTCCACGCGCATCCACTGCCCGTGACCGGCACGGCGAACCCGCTCGCCCTCGAGAGCCAGGTCTGCTTCGCCCTGTCCGTCGCCGCCCGCTCGGTGATCGCCCTCTACCGTCCCGTGCTCGAGCCGGTCGGCCTGACCCATCCGCAATACCTGGTGATGCTCGCGCTCTGGGAGAACCAGCCGCTGTCGGTCCGGCAGCTCGCCGACCTCCTCGCCCTCGATTCCGCAACGGTCTCCCCGCTGCTGAAGCGGCTGGAGGCGCTCGGCTATGTCACCCGGCAACGGTCCGCCATGGACGAGCGGGTGATGGAGGTCACGCTCACCACGGCCGGACGGGAGCTGCGCACGTATGCGGAGACCATCCCGACGACGATGATGAAGCGGCTCGGGATGGGGCCCGACGAGTTGCGCGAACTGCACCGCGCGATGAGCACCCTCATCAGCGCGACGCGGAGCCTGTAGCCGGCCGACTACGCTCCCGCACCTAGGCTCGGGGTGTGAGCGCCACAGACACCGCGCGGCTGCGTCGAACCGGCATCGGTCTCGAAATCGTGACGTTGACGTGGAACGTGGTCGGGGTGGTCCTGCTCGGCGTCCTGGCGTGGCAGTCGCGATCCGTTGCGCTTCTCGCCTTCGGTCTCGACAGCCTCATCGAGATCGGTGCGAGCGCCGTCGTCGTCTGGGAGCTCAGCGGCAGCGGCGACGCGCGCCGACGATTCGCTCTGCGGCTGATCGGATGGGCGTTCGTGCTCCTGGCCGCCTACCTCCTGGTGCAGGCCGTCGTCGCGCTCGCCACGGGCCACCACTCCTCACCTGTCCTGGGAGGCGTCGGCTGGACGGCTGCGACAGCGGTCGTGATGTTCGCGCTGGCCTGGGGCAAGCACCGGGTGGGGACGCGGCTCGGGAATCCGGTGCTCATCACGGAGGGCCGGGTGACCCTGATCGACGGAGTCCTGGCGACCGCAGTGCTCGCCGGACTCCTGCTCGACCTGCTGTTCGGACTCTGGTGGGCGGACCCGCTTGCGGCACTCGTAGTGGTGTTCTACGCCCTCCGTGAGGCGATGCACATCTTCAGGGAGTGACCAGGGACCGCCAGAGGAGCGCGGAGGCGTAGGTCCGGTAGGGCGCCCAGCGCTCGCCCCTGCGACGGACCTCGTCAATGCTCGGCACCGCCTCCAGGCCATCCAGACGCTGCACGGCCATGCGGATGCCCAGGTCCCCCGCCGGCAGGATGTCTGCCCGGTGCAGCTGGTGGATGAGGAACATCTCCGCGCTCCACGGGCCGATGCCTCTGACGCTGGTCAGCGCATCCACCGCTTGCTGGTCGGTGAGGTCGCCGAGGTCATCGATCGGCAGCGTCCCGGAGACGACCGCTTCAGCGAGGCTCCGCAGGTAGGTCGCCTTCGCGTGCGACATGCCGAGCTCTCTCAGCCGGTCGACGTCGAGTCGCAGCACCGCCTCGGGAGTGGGTACGCCGCCGGTCGCCGCCGCAAGGCGGTCGTAAAGGAGAAGTGCGACGGCGGTGGAGATCTGCTGCGCGGCGATGTGGAGGACCATGCCGGCGAAGTTGCTGCCCTCGGTTCGGCCGCCGTCCGGGTACGTGAACGGGTCGGCGTCGCCGTAGGCGTCGACGAGGGGGCGCAGGGCATCATCCGCCGCGGCAAGCGAGGCGTACGCCGGCGCGGGGCGGATCATCGCGTCCTGTTCAGCTCTCCGTCGCTGCAGTTCGCACCAGGTCGGCGACCACATCCGGGTGCGAGATCCCGACCACATGGGACGCGCCCGGCACCTCCACGGTCCGGCGAGCGCGAGCCCTCTCCGCCATGAACCGGTGGGATGCGACCGGGATGTTGCGGTCGCGCTCGCCGAACACGAACCACGACGGGAGCGACTGCCACGCCTGCGGGCCGGACGACGCTTCGTTCAGAGCGACATCAGTGATCGGCCTCTGGGTGACCGCGAGCACCGCCGCATCCTCGTCGCTCAGGTCCTCCGCGAACTGGCGGTGGAACTTCGCTTGATCGATGAAGGTGTCGTTCACGCCCTCTCCGAGCGGGAACATCACGAGCGTCTCGCCGAGCGTCCCGCCGGGGAACTTGCCGGCCAGGTCCCCTGCACTCTCGCCGGGTGCTGGCGCGAAGCCGGCGACGTACACCAGGCCGACGACCGAGTCGCCGCGCGCCGCGCCCTGCGACATCACCATCCCGCCGTACGAATGGCCGATGACGAGGACGCGGCCTTCGATGCCGGCGATGATCTGGGCGAGGTAGTCCGCGTCGGTCGCCACGCTCCGCAAGGGGTTGGCTACCGC
This region of Leifsonia sp. fls2-241-R2A-40a genomic DNA includes:
- a CDS encoding C-terminal binding protein — protein: MSTERPLVVYTDTDDIDPAPGIALLEAAGLRVLRLETRDADEIVAAAQEAEALMVGYARITADVIARLPRLRIISLLSMGYDNVDVESATEAGVWVANIVGAATDEVAAHALALALATRSVDRAARTTREGGWGLDAAPKATTESTVGVLGLGRIGRRFAEFASPLFAEVLGTDPMLPDDEATRAGLAAAGIRRVELDELLASSDVLSLHVPLTDETAGFVDAAFLAALPAGAVLVNVSRGGLLDEEAVLASLDSGHLSGAGLDVLATEPAPADHPFRTHPRVVLTPHIAYLSSRTGRAYATSQAQNVVALFADGAPITPVNRPVAAAAL
- a CDS encoding amino acid ABC transporter ATP-binding protein — encoded protein: MTTVATQTPALQVKGLHKRYAGLEVLKGVEFEIHRGQVKAVLGPSGSGKSTMLRLMALLESADQGEVLLDGARIGATGPIDRPQYHHERKLAVERRQIGMVFQKFNLFPHMNALDNVALALTDVQKADKAQARDRAYAILERVGLGERAGHFPSELSGGQQQRVAIARALVLNPQVMLFDEPTSALDPELVGEVLDVMEQLAADGMTMIVVTHEVRFARRAADEVSLFDSGVLVEQAAPDEFFENPQHERTKRFLSHVH
- a CDS encoding amino acid ABC transporter permease, with protein sequence MGFDPQIFWEQLVNPQYLWGALLSIGVAVVSLVIATVLGFVLALGRTSASRWGTLLSGAYIWFFRAIPALLVLLIMWNALPQLLPFLKADWYSPFIAASVGLGLVEAAFMAEIIRSALNSVDDGQGLAGRALGMTPASVMRKVILPQAIRTALPPTGNEFIGLVKYSSLASVISLQELLTTAQVGVNVTFRYAEYYAVAIIYYLVIVTIITLIQSRIEKRFLWTSRGTKKLMRTTATDTEFIAVTKVRRARKGVNA
- a CDS encoding ABC transporter substrate-binding protein produces the protein MKLRVLGFAGVAAAALVLTACSSTAASGGSASSKAPAGLIQSGTLTACIDPEYAPLESYKNGSSGDIVGFDADGVRALADHWGVKAKFAVTSFDGLMPGLNAGRCDIVWSGLYESDARKAIADSSPYMQAGPTAVAAPGLARKLGKQEDLCGLRVVTQSASANSTDVTELSKKCVDQGKKEITHSDYPQTAQTVLAVLNGKADVLVETNVGAAYIASQNDGKLAVAKGVFPSETTFGVFSRKGDKLSASVASGLKALYDDGTLKKLAEQYKLDAAALDVHN
- a CDS encoding Lrp/AsnC family transcriptional regulator; the protein is MDEITEGAVALLRRDGRASYSDLARRLGTTRANVARRISPMLEDGSLRVIAAVHPRLLGLDVLAHLMVRAQGDVYALARRIAQIDATVFISEITGPMQLVIEVHLTTLTELQTVVRQVRAMPGVDEVAVMLYERMLRSFFLGAEPRLIPHSLDEVDLQIMELLQEDGRLGYAEMSEKVGLSISGCRTRLTRLIDSGAMQIGAVVRRERADAEGLAFGFGIVLDGDDAQALELLLAEPMLEFLASGVGRFDLVATITFRGLDELTSLLSRLRTAPGVKFVNEWMHARVHEERYQNSLNRIRSAREETAAPR
- the ppk2 gene encoding polyphosphate kinase 2; translation: MADEAPTSELREYIEHLRATGYTVQGGHTPDPDLIDPEGNPVYTWQEGYPYAERMSREEYELEKYQLQVELLKFQYWLEDNDRRAVIVFEGRDAAGKGGTIKRFTEHLNPRTSRVVALTKPNSRERGQWYFQRYVQHLPTAGEIVMFDRSWYNRANVERVMGFCTDEEYETFMAQAPAFEKMLVDSGIHLTKFWFSVSRTEQRTRFAMRQLDPVRRWKLSPMDIASLDRWDEYTAAKEEMFRRTDKRHAPWTIVRSNDKKRARVNAMRYFLGQFDYDGKDPAVVKRPDPLIVMRGKRLDADE
- a CDS encoding GNAT family N-acetyltransferase → MTDDTSGSFEYPDEAGYPDGTGTLSETQQVLVDEVKTTGEAQPGIDFFVVENPETKTYDAVSGDTLVGGITYERQGDVITLIATSVFPEFRGQGVATALIRRVLDTIRSEGLLVKVQCPIVKTFIDAHDEYATLLDRS
- a CDS encoding peptidoglycan-binding protein — its product is MSNPGQPTVQQGDSGEAVRRVQRALRRTPNPSIVVDGIFGPATHAAVVEFQQGSGLVPDGIVGPLTWAALPDGGPMPVLSEGSTGPVVSSLQTILTNGADQWGGVTPQGIDGIFGPHTRAAVEAFQGWGGVTVDGIVGDQTWGVSLHAASATLESAVGLEYVES
- a CDS encoding MarR family transcriptional regulator; this encodes MTGTANPLALESQVCFALSVAARSVIALYRPVLEPVGLTHPQYLVMLALWENQPLSVRQLADLLALDSATVSPLLKRLEALGYVTRQRSAMDERVMEVTLTTAGRELRTYAETIPTTMMKRLGMGPDELRELHRAMSTLISATRSL
- a CDS encoding cation transporter translates to MSATDTARLRRTGIGLEIVTLTWNVVGVVLLGVLAWQSRSVALLAFGLDSLIEIGASAVVVWELSGSGDARRRFALRLIGWAFVLLAAYLLVQAVVALATGHHSSPVLGGVGWTAATAVVMFALAWGKHRVGTRLGNPVLITEGRVTLIDGVLATAVLAGLLLDLLFGLWWADPLAALVVVFYALREAMHIFRE
- a CDS encoding alpha/beta hydrolase produces the protein MSDHDLPTLLFVHGAYAESASWTGVVQRLPEFRSVAVANPLRSVATDADYLAQIIAGIEGRVLVIGHSYGGMVMSQGAARGDSVVGLVYVAGFAPAPGESAGDLAGKFPGGTLGETLVMFPLGEGVNDTFIDQAKFHRQFAEDLSDEDAAVLAVTQRPITDVALNEASSGPQAWQSLPSWFVFGERDRNIPVASHRFMAERARARRTVEVPGASHVVGISHPDVVADLVRTAATES